The genomic interval CCGCATGAGTAAGTCAGAATGTTCTCAGTTTTGTATCGCAGTTTGTGATTACTCAATGCATTGAACTTCTGTGTTCTTTCTTTCCAATAATTATACGCCTTATAGAATTTGCAATAGCAATTAAAACGATCAGTGCGATCTGAACATAAACAAGGATAGTTATCAGAGCATGAAAGCCGGCAAAGTAAAGCCACAACTCAATTTCTATCAGTAAGGCCAACAAAACTGTAACTATAGCCATAAAATCTATGTTTCTGGTAAAGCCATAATGTTGCTTTTTTCCTCCCATGAAACCAAGACTATAAAGAAAACTGAGGAAAAAACAAAGAAATAGTATCAGAAATAGCCCAGATATTTCCCACTTCAATTGCCCTAATGAACTTAAAAACTGATATAGTATTGATATGCTCGCAGCACCTGCTGTAATGGTATAAAATTTATTAAATCTTTTACCGGTATTCATTTCAATTCTCTTTGTCCTCCGGTATTTGGTCAATTGTTTTTTCTATTATTACTTACATTGCCAATATTTCCTATTGGAAAAAGTCATTATCGACTATTATTCCCTCTTGCTTATGATAATATTAACATATCAGTATATATACTTAACTTCATAGCTATCTGAATCCACATTATTATTTAACCTCAAAAAAATAGTGATATACACATCTTATAAATTTAATATACAATAAAATCATAAAGATATACCGCTATGATGATATTTACAAATAAATGATTTGATGATTAATGACGGGCAAGCTGAGCGGTATAAAATTTATTTATTCTTTTTTATAGAATGAACTTACTTCTAATCTGTCCCCATTGTGGTCATAAACATACAATTTACCATCTTCGTCCACGGTCTTCATATGGTGTCCATCACAATATGGTTTATTTTCCGACAGGCCACATGCACATATATGAACCTCTTTATCGCCTACCTTTACCATATATGGTTTGTCTCTTTCATGCAAAACAATTCTAGACATGATTAAACATAATGAATTAATATATATGTTTAACGTTTCAACTCTAATCAGTCATATTTAAGTAGAACTGTATAATGTTTTTGCATGGATTATCTCGATGAAAAATCTATGGATATTAATTATGCCAGTACCTATGGTAATACATATAAACTGATGAAACAGGCAGGCAAATCCATATCAGATTTTGTGGAACGTACAATCCAACCGGGCAAATCCATAGCAATAATATGTGGCACGGGCAATAATGCCGGGGATGGCATATGTTGCGGCGAATATCTTCTTGAAAAGTATAATGTTTCTGTTCTGCTAATTAAAGATGTGAAAGGATTAAAAACACAGGAAACCAGGAGAGCTATAAATGATTACAATGGAGCATACTACCCATTATCTTCCCTTGATGAGGTTATATCCAGATCCGATATAATAATAGATGCAATTTTTGGAGTTGGGATCAATGGTGATCCTCGAAAGCCATACAGTGAAGTAATACAAAATATCAATAATAGTGGAAAAACTATAATCTCTGTGGATGTACCATCTGGATTCCCGACAAATATACAGGTAAAACCGGATTATACGGTTACATTTACAGATATTAAATCTGGCATGAACAGTGAAAATAGTGGCAAAATTATAGTTTCAGACATAGGAATACCGGAACAGATAAAATCTACTGTAGGGCCAGGTGACATGGTTTACATGCCCATTTCACCCTCTGAATCCCATAAAGGCATGAACGGAATAGTTGGAATACTTGCTGGCTGGGAATTTCCAGGTGCAGCTGTGATGTCATCGCTTTCTGCGTATAATGTGGGCCCTGACCTTGTTAAAGTATTTACAAATGAGGTTAACAGGCCCATAATAATGTCGTATAATCCAGGTATAATGTTTTATCCTGTGAATGGAAAGAATTTTCCTGATATAACGGGCTTGAATTCTATGCTTATAGGCCCGGGAATGGGGAGAAGTAAGGAAGCAGAGGATTTAATAAAGTACGCAATAAAAAATTATAATGGGCAGTTAATACTGGATGCTGACGCATTAAAACTTATAACCCCGCCGGAAGTTAAGGGCAGAAATGCAATAATTACCCCGCATTCAATGGAATTCAAAGCATTTACTGGCCTGGAACCCACAGAAGAAAACGCAGTTGAAACGGCTAAAAAATATGGCCTTATAATTTTATTGAAGGGAAGTAAGGATATAATCACCGATGGTGTTAACATCCGTTATTCATATGGTGGCAATAGCCGCATGACAATGGGCGGGACCGGCGATGTACTGGCTGGAATAGTTGCTGGCATTGCATCAAGAAAGGTAAGCCCATTGAGGTCAGCAAGCCTCGGGTCTTTTATAAACAAAAAATGTGGTGACATAGCTTTTGAAAAATTTGGCTCTTATTACGGCATAATGGATATGATAGATAATATTAAAATCATCATGCATAATAAATTTTAAATCTGTTTAATGATTATATATAACAATGATCGAGGCAATAAATAGCCATGTTAACATCCCGGACATTTCAATGTATTCACTTTTGCTGAGAAATGCCGAAGTAAATGGAAGCAGGCCAATAATAATATTTTATGACAAGTATATTACATATTCAAAATTACTTAAATATGTGGATTCTATGGCATATCAGCTTGAACATAGGCTGAACGTCAGAACGGGAGAAACAATAGCTATCATAATGGACTTTTCACCACCATATATTATCTCCATAATTTCATCTATAAAAATAGGTGCACGCATTTTGATAATTGATGGGAAAACAGATGATAGTACTATTAATGGATATATTGATAAATATGGCATAAAGGTAATGATCATATGCAAGAAGTTTGCAGAAAAAGCAAAAAATGAGCGGATAAAATATATTGTATCGGACCCGAACGATTTCCTCACGCTTGGGAAAGCCTTGATTAACAATATCCGCAACCGTTCATATGTTAAATACGGAAATAATGTCTTAAAATTTTATGAGTTTATTTATAGTGATAACGTTCCGGATCTGCCTGAGGCACATGAACCTTCATGTATTATGTTCCATATTGAAAATGAGCTGTTAGTATTTAATATGAAGAGCATCATAGGAGAAACATTCATAATCAATTACTGGTTGCCAAAATTTGACGGAAAACCTGTATTTTATTCGGGTATAGACCATTCAACACCTCTTGGTTTAATCTACTCAATAACACTTCCTATATCATTTTCAGGGACCATTGTCATAAACAGCCCAGCTTCCATCTCCCGGAATGCCTGTGATTTTGTAGTGGGGCCCCCTTCATTTTACTCACAAATAATTGAGAAAAAAATAAATATTTCCGGCGTAAAATACTGTATAATGCCATTTTACGATAGAGAAATAGAAAATGCTTTCCATCAATATACAGATATTCCCCTGATTACGGGTAGATCTGACCAGTTCACACTTACAACACATATGAACCCATTTGATGATATACGTGCGGGGTCATTTGGTATGCCAGTCAATTATGTGGAATGCATGATAAACCCTGAAAATGAGTTATTAATTAAAACACCTTATCTTCCAGTAATCTATGAAAATAATAAGAAAAAGGAATATGAATGGTACAACTTACACACAAAAGTAAAAGTTGTGGATAATTATTATTATTCACTTTGAGTTAAATATCTCGAGTTATATTTTTTAAGCAATGACCCGAATAATAATGAGAGGAAGAAATTTGCTACTATGTATGTTATGAAGTAAAATATTAAATCGTATATACCTAACAGGCCAAGGCTATAAACCGTTATTATCACAAAAAAGACGAGCCAGTAGGCTATTACCATAAACTTTATTTTGCCATCCAGTGTATTTCTCGGGATAATATCAAAGTATTTTGCCAGCAGAATGGAGTAAAACACACCAAAAACCAGCCCAAGTATCAATAAATCACGTACCTGCGAAACCAATAGCACAGTGAATAAAAGTGACAGATTTTTGGATGTAATGGTATATCCATAGGCAAATGCAAATTCTGCAGAAAATATGTAGAGTATAATAACATTCACTATTGAGGCAATAATAAAATAAATAAACCCGGATTTCAGGCCTGCAATAATTCCATCCTTGAACGAAGACATATTTCTACATGCCTATATACAATTAATATTTTTATATATTAAAAAAATAGTTTTAGTTTTTAAAATTTTTTAACTGGTTTATGGTACTGTTTATCTCATCTATTTTCTTTTCACGTTCATTTATTATTTCCTCAAGTATTTCATTGAAATCCTTGGATAATTTATATCCGTGCACGGGCCGTCCCTTTCCCTCTTTTTTCATATTCCTTTTTGCAATCCAGTTTTTTCTACGCAACCATTGCATGGCAATAGATACTTCAGGCTGCCTTAATCCTGTTTCCCTCTCAACCTCAACAGAGGTAATTTCACCCTTGTCTTTTATATATACCAGTGTGTATGCCACACTTCTGGGGATGTCCGACACCATTAGGTATTTCGCCAGCTTGTTAACTTCTTCTGAAAGCGCCATTTTTAATCGGATAATAATATTATAATGTTATATATATTTAACTATACAAAAAAAAATTAATATATTATAAAATGCTTATTTTCTATGTTTAATTTATAATAAACTCATGATTTTGAGAGTGCTTCCAGTTTGCTGATTATAGTATATATGGCTGCCCTCCCATGTGACGGCACATTCGGGTCATTGGAGATATCATCCAGTTCAGATATGACAGTGGCACACCTTAAATCAAGGCTTTCCTTGCCATCTTTCATTTTTTCTTTTGCTTCGGAAGACGTTTTTCTTACATTCCTCGGTATGGATGAATCATCTTCCAGATCATCCATCAAGGCTAGAACCTCGTTAAACAAATTCTCATCCATTCTATCACCTCATATACATATCCTTAATGATGGATAATACCATCATTGTTTTGGATTTTCTTATACCCTGTATCGAATTAAGGTTATTAACTATAAACTTTTCAAGGGCTATGTAATCGGGAAATCTGACCTTTATTATAAGATCATATTCTCCGGTAACAACAAAGACCTCTTCGACATTTTTATGTTCTCCTATTATCCTTCCAATTGCATCAACGTTGTTAATCTCGGCTTCTATTCCGATCAACGCT from Ferroplasma acidiphilum carries:
- a CDS encoding NAD(P)H-hydrate dehydratase — encoded protein: MDYLDEKSMDINYASTYGNTYKLMKQAGKSISDFVERTIQPGKSIAIICGTGNNAGDGICCGEYLLEKYNVSVLLIKDVKGLKTQETRRAINDYNGAYYPLSSLDEVISRSDIIIDAIFGVGINGDPRKPYSEVIQNINNSGKTIISVDVPSGFPTNIQVKPDYTVTFTDIKSGMNSENSGKIIVSDIGIPEQIKSTVGPGDMVYMPISPSESHKGMNGIVGILAGWEFPGAAVMSSLSAYNVGPDLVKVFTNEVNRPIIMSYNPGIMFYPVNGKNFPDITGLNSMLIGPGMGRSKEAEDLIKYAIKNYNGQLILDADALKLITPPEVKGRNAIITPHSMEFKAFTGLEPTEENAVETAKKYGLIILLKGSKDIITDGVNIRYSYGGNSRMTMGGTGDVLAGIVAGIASRKVSPLRSASLGSFINKKCGDIAFEKFGSYYGIMDMIDNIKIIMHNKF
- a CDS encoding AMP-binding protein → MIEAINSHVNIPDISMYSLLLRNAEVNGSRPIIIFYDKYITYSKLLKYVDSMAYQLEHRLNVRTGETIAIIMDFSPPYIISIISSIKIGARILIIDGKTDDSTINGYIDKYGIKVMIICKKFAEKAKNERIKYIVSDPNDFLTLGKALINNIRNRSYVKYGNNVLKFYEFIYSDNVPDLPEAHEPSCIMFHIENELLVFNMKSIIGETFIINYWLPKFDGKPVFYSGIDHSTPLGLIYSITLPISFSGTIVINSPASISRNACDFVVGPPSFYSQIIEKKINISGVKYCIMPFYDREIENAFHQYTDIPLITGRSDQFTLTTHMNPFDDIRAGSFGMPVNYVECMINPENELLIKTPYLPVIYENNKKKEYEWYNLHTKVKVVDNYYYSL
- a CDS encoding UPF0147 family protein; its protein translation is MDENLFNEVLALMDDLEDDSSIPRNVRKTSSEAKEKMKDGKESLDLRCATVISELDDISNDPNVPSHGRAAIYTIISKLEALSKS
- a CDS encoding Lrp/AsnC family transcriptional regulator; the protein is MEAEITNFREYYDNKIITALIGIEAEINNVDAIGRIIGEHKNVEEVFVVTGEYDLIIKVRFPDYIALEKFIVNNLNSIQGIRKSKTMMVLSIIKDMYMR
- a CDS encoding ArsR family transcriptional regulator, with the translated sequence MALSEEVNKLAKYLMVSDIPRSVAYTLVYIKDKGEITSVEVERETGLRQPEVSIAMQWLRRKNWIAKRNMKKEGKGRPVHGYKLSKDFNEILEEIINEREKKIDEINSTINQLKNFKN
- a CDS encoding CDGSH iron-sulfur domain-containing protein, which translates into the protein MSRIVLHERDKPYMVKVGDKEVHICACGLSENKPYCDGHHMKTVDEDGKLYVYDHNGDRLEVSSFYKKE